Proteins encoded by one window of Enterobacter hormaechei subsp. xiangfangensis:
- the yigB gene encoding 5-amino-6-(5-phospho-D-ribitylamino)uracil phosphatase YigB yields MRFYRPLGQISALTFDLDDTLYDNRPVILRTEQESLAFVQNYHPALKTMQNKDFQKLRQSLRETEPEIYHDVTEWRRRAVEQAMLNAGLSAQDAATGAEAAMENFAKWRSRIDVPQETHDTLAKLAEKWPLVAITNGNAQPELFGLGNYFQFVLRAGPHGRSKPFNDMYHLAAEKLDLPLGEILHVGDDLTTDVAGAIRCGMQACWIKPENADLMTTPDSRLLPHVEISRLASLTTLI; encoded by the coding sequence ATGCGTTTTTACCGCCCACTCGGTCAGATCTCAGCCCTGACGTTTGATCTTGATGACACCCTTTACGACAATCGTCCGGTGATCCTGCGTACCGAGCAGGAGTCGCTGGCGTTTGTGCAGAACTACCATCCTGCGCTGAAAACAATGCAGAACAAAGATTTCCAGAAGCTGCGTCAGTCCCTGCGGGAAACCGAGCCGGAAATTTATCATGACGTGACCGAATGGCGCCGCCGTGCGGTTGAGCAGGCGATGCTCAATGCCGGCCTGAGCGCGCAGGACGCGGCCACGGGTGCCGAAGCGGCCATGGAAAACTTCGCCAAATGGCGCAGTCGGATCGACGTGCCGCAGGAGACCCACGACACGCTGGCGAAGCTCGCCGAAAAGTGGCCGCTGGTGGCCATCACCAACGGCAACGCTCAGCCTGAACTGTTTGGTCTGGGGAACTATTTTCAGTTCGTGCTGCGCGCGGGCCCGCACGGACGCTCGAAGCCGTTCAACGATATGTATCATCTGGCAGCGGAAAAACTGGATTTGCCGCTCGGTGAGATCCTGCACGTGGGCGACGACCTGACCACGGACGTCGCCGGGGCGATCCGCTGCGGCATGCAGGCCTGCTGGATCAAGCCGGAAAATGCCGATCTGATGACTACCCCGGATAGCCGTCTTCTGCCGCACGTGGAAATTTCACGGTTGGCATCCCTCACGACGCTGATATAA
- the uvrD gene encoding DNA helicase II has protein sequence MDVSYLLDSLNDKQRDAVAASRTNLLVLAGAGSGKTRVLVHRIAWLQSVENCSPYSIMAVTFTNKAAAEMRHRIAQLMGTSQGGMWVGTFHGLAHRLLRAHHMDANLPQDFQILDSEDQLRLLKRLIKAMNLDEKQWPPRQAMWYINGQKDEGLRPHHIQSFGNPVEQTWQNVYKAYQEACDRAGLVDFAELLLRAHELWLNKPHILQHYRERFTNILVDEFQDTNNIQYAWIRLLAGDTGKVMIVGDDDQSIYGWRGAQVENIQRFLNDFPGAQTIRLEQNYRSTSNILSAANALIENNNGRLGKKLWTDGVDGEPISIYCAFNELDEARFVVNRIKTWQENGGALEQCAILYRSNAQSRVLEEALLQVSMPYRIYGGMRFFERQEIKDALSYLRLIANRNDDAAFERVVNTPTRGIGDRTLDVVRQASRDRQLTLWQACRELLQEKALAGRAASALQRFLELIDALAQETADMPLHVQTDRVIKDSGLRTMYEQEKGEKGQTRIENLEELVTATRQFSYNEEDEDLMPLQAFLSHAALEAGEGQADTWQDAVQLMTLHSAKGLEFPQVFIVGMEEGMFPSQMSLDEGGRLEEERRLAYVGVTRAMQKLTLTYAETRRLYGKEVYHRPSRFIGELPEECVEEVRLRASISRPVSHQRMGSPISETDTGYKLGQRVRHSKFGEGTIVNLEGSGEHSRLQVAFQGQGIKWLVAAYAKLESV, from the coding sequence ATGGACGTTTCTTACCTGCTCGACAGCCTTAATGATAAACAGCGTGACGCGGTTGCCGCCTCGCGTACAAACCTGCTGGTACTGGCTGGAGCGGGCAGTGGTAAGACGCGCGTGCTGGTTCACCGTATCGCCTGGCTACAGAGCGTGGAGAACTGTTCGCCGTACTCGATTATGGCCGTGACGTTCACCAACAAGGCGGCGGCGGAGATGCGCCACCGTATCGCACAGCTGATGGGCACCAGCCAGGGCGGCATGTGGGTTGGCACCTTCCACGGCCTGGCGCACCGTCTGCTGCGCGCGCACCATATGGACGCTAACCTGCCGCAGGATTTCCAGATCCTCGACAGCGAAGATCAGCTGCGCCTGCTGAAACGGCTGATCAAGGCGATGAACCTCGACGAGAAGCAGTGGCCGCCGCGTCAGGCGATGTGGTACATCAACGGTCAGAAAGACGAAGGGCTGCGTCCGCATCATATTCAGAGCTTCGGTAACCCGGTCGAGCAGACCTGGCAGAACGTCTACAAGGCCTATCAGGAAGCGTGCGATCGCGCCGGTCTGGTGGATTTCGCCGAACTGCTGCTGCGTGCCCACGAGCTGTGGCTGAACAAACCGCATATCCTGCAACACTACCGTGAACGCTTTACCAACATCCTGGTGGACGAATTCCAGGATACCAACAACATCCAGTACGCCTGGATCCGCCTGCTGGCCGGGGATACCGGCAAGGTGATGATCGTAGGCGATGACGACCAGTCTATCTACGGCTGGCGCGGCGCGCAGGTGGAGAACATCCAGCGCTTCCTCAACGATTTCCCCGGCGCGCAAACCATCCGTCTGGAACAGAACTACCGTTCTACCAGCAACATTCTGAGCGCGGCCAACGCCCTGATTGAGAACAACAACGGGCGCCTGGGTAAAAAGCTGTGGACCGATGGCGTCGACGGCGAACCGATTTCGATTTACTGCGCCTTCAACGAGCTCGACGAAGCCCGTTTCGTTGTGAACCGCATTAAAACCTGGCAGGAGAACGGCGGCGCGCTGGAGCAGTGTGCCATTCTCTATCGCAGCAACGCCCAGTCGCGCGTGCTGGAAGAGGCGCTATTGCAGGTGAGCATGCCGTATCGCATTTATGGCGGTATGCGCTTCTTCGAACGTCAGGAGATCAAAGATGCGCTCTCGTACTTGCGTCTGATTGCCAACCGTAACGACGATGCGGCATTTGAGCGCGTGGTGAACACGCCGACGCGCGGCATCGGCGATCGTACGCTGGACGTGGTGCGTCAGGCCTCGCGCGATCGTCAGCTCACGTTGTGGCAGGCATGCCGCGAGCTGTTACAGGAAAAAGCCCTCGCCGGGCGCGCCGCCAGCGCATTGCAACGCTTTCTGGAGTTAATCGACGCACTGGCGCAGGAAACGGCCGACATGCCGCTGCACGTCCAGACCGACCGGGTGATTAAAGATTCCGGCTTGCGCACCATGTACGAGCAGGAAAAAGGCGAGAAGGGCCAGACCCGTATTGAGAACTTAGAGGAACTGGTGACGGCAACGCGCCAGTTCAGCTACAACGAAGAAGACGAAGACCTGATGCCGTTGCAGGCATTCCTCTCTCACGCCGCGCTGGAGGCGGGTGAAGGGCAGGCCGATACCTGGCAGGATGCGGTTCAGCTGATGACCCTGCACTCCGCGAAAGGTCTGGAGTTCCCGCAGGTGTTCATCGTCGGGATGGAAGAGGGGATGTTCCCGAGCCAGATGTCGCTGGATGAAGGCGGGCGTCTGGAAGAGGAGCGTCGTCTGGCCTACGTGGGTGTGACCCGTGCGATGCAGAAACTGACTCTGACCTACGCGGAAACCCGCCGCCTGTACGGGAAAGAGGTGTATCACCGTCCGTCGCGCTTTATCGGCGAACTGCCGGAAGAGTGTGTGGAAGAGGTGCGCCTGCGCGCCAGCATCAGCCGTCCGGTCAGCCATCAGCGTATGGGCTCGCCGATCTCTGAAACCGACACCGGTTACAAGCTGGGCCAGCGCGTGCGCCACTCGAAGTTTGGCGAAGGCACCATCGTCAACCTGGAAGGCAGCGGCGAGCACAGCCGTTTGCAGGTAGCGTTCCAGGGGCAGGGGATCAAATGGCTGGTGGCAGCCTATGCCAAGCTGGAAAGTGTGTAA
- the ysgD gene encoding YsgD/CorL family protein, with the protein MDTPSRYWLNSLSSRNNS; encoded by the coding sequence TTGGACACACCCAGTAGATACTGGCTCAATTCCCTGTCATCCAGGAACAACTCCTAA
- the corA gene encoding magnesium/cobalt transporter CorA, producing the protein MLSAFQLENNRLTRLEAEESQPLIDAVWVDLVEPDDDERLRVQSELGQSLATRPELEDIEASARFFEDEDGLHIHSFFFFEDAEDHAGNSTVAFTIRDGRLFTLRERELPAFRLYRMRARSQAMMDGNAYELLLDLFETKIEQLADEIENIYSDLEKLSRVIMEGHQGDEYDEALSTLAELEDIGWKVRLCLMDTQRALNFLVRKARLPGGQLEQAREILRDIESLLPHNESLFQKVNFLMQAAMGFINIEQNRIIKIFSVVSVVFLPPTLVASSYGMNFEFMPELKWSFGYPGAIIFMILAGLAPYLYFKRRNWL; encoded by the coding sequence ATGTTGAGCGCATTTCAACTCGAAAATAACCGACTGACTCGGCTTGAAGCCGAAGAGTCACAGCCCCTCATTGATGCCGTATGGGTGGATCTGGTCGAGCCGGACGACGATGAGCGCCTTCGCGTACAATCTGAGCTGGGGCAAAGCCTGGCAACGCGCCCGGAACTGGAAGACATCGAAGCATCCGCCCGTTTTTTTGAAGACGAAGACGGCCTGCACATTCACTCCTTCTTCTTCTTCGAAGATGCCGAAGACCACGCGGGGAACTCCACCGTGGCGTTTACCATTCGCGATGGCCGCCTGTTCACCCTGCGCGAGCGCGAACTGCCTGCGTTTCGTCTCTACCGTATGCGCGCCCGCAGCCAGGCGATGATGGACGGTAACGCCTATGAGCTGCTGCTGGATCTGTTCGAAACCAAAATCGAACAGCTGGCGGATGAAATCGAAAACATCTACAGCGACCTGGAAAAGCTGAGCCGCGTGATCATGGAAGGCCATCAGGGCGATGAGTACGACGAAGCGTTGTCCACGCTGGCTGAGCTGGAAGATATCGGCTGGAAGGTGCGTTTGTGTCTGATGGATACCCAGCGCGCGCTGAACTTCCTGGTGCGCAAGGCGCGTCTGCCGGGCGGTCAGCTGGAGCAGGCGCGTGAGATCTTACGCGATATCGAATCCCTGCTGCCGCACAACGAATCCCTGTTCCAGAAGGTCAACTTCCTGATGCAGGCGGCGATGGGCTTCATCAACATCGAGCAGAACCGCATCATCAAGATCTTCTCGGTGGTGTCCGTGGTGTTCCTGCCGCCGACGCTGGTAGCCTCCAGCTACGGGATGAACTTCGAGTTTATGCCGGAACTGAAGTGGAGCTTTGGCTACCCGGGGGCGATTATCTTTATGATCCTCGCCG